TCCTGATGTTCGCGGGCCGGGTGGGACCGTTGTCCCTGGGCTTGGCCATCGGTAGAAGACACATCGAGGGCAGGTATCGGTATCCCGAGGGCAGGATCTCAATCGGTTAAACCAAGCTCCTGTAGCACGGAGTCTTCGATCCCGCTGGTGCGAAGGTATCTTCAGGCTTTTATGCTATTTCTTTTAGGGAGGTTAAGTTTTCATGTGTAATACAATGCAATCATTTTTCACTGCATTTCTTGAGTTCCTAGACCACACTAGAGAATATATCTCTACAGATAATGGACAATGGAAAATTAAAGGCTTAATAGATAATGAAAGCAATATATTTAGCTTAACAAATGATACAAAACTTATCTCAAAAATCATCGAGCTTCATCTTCTGCCAGAATTATTTAGCTTTGCACGTAGTATTAATTATAGTATTGAATTACCAAGACATCAGAATCATTATCCTGACTTAACATTTATTAATCTTCACGATGAAGACATTAAATTTGCTGTTGATATTAAAACTACATATAGGAAAGATAGTAACCCTAATTTCTGCAATGGCTTTACTCTCGGTTCTCATGGAAGATATTTTAAAGAAAGAAATTGTACAAAGAATATAACATACCCCTATAATGGTTATTTATCTCATTTTTGCTTTGGAATAATATACTCTAGGACCGTTAATGTAGACAATGTACAATCAAAATATCGATATGAACAACTTGGTGTTATACAATCTATAATAAACTCATTTGATTTATTTTTCTGTGAAAAATGGAAAATAGCAAGCGACAAAGCTGGTAGCGGTAATACTGCTAATATTGGAAGTGTTAAATATATAGATGATATACTAACATGTAATGGGGTATTTGTAAACTTGGGTGAGCATATATTTGATGACTATTGGGTTAACTATAACGAATTAAATATAACAAAAGACGATGGTACTTTTAAAAAGCTAAGATGCATTGAAGATTATATGGACTATAGGAGTTTAGATAGAGGGTTGATAAATAAACCCAATAGACATTAGCATCAGGAGTTATTATGTCAACAGTTAAGGTGCCACCAATAAAGTGCCAAGGAATAAAAACAAAATTAGTTCCATGGATTAAGTATATAATTGACTGGAACGATGATGGAATATGGTACGAACCATTTATGGGTTCTGGTGTAGTTGGCTTTAACATTGCCCCCAAGAAGGCTATATTCAGTGATATAAACCCACATATAATACAATTATATAATGAAATAAATAATGACCATATAACCCCTTCTGTAGTACGTTCTTTTTTGGAGGGCGAGGGTAATAAATTACATAGTAAAGGAGAGGACTACTATTATCAAGTTAGGGAACGATTTAATAAATATTATGATCCTCTTGACCTTCTATTTCTAAGTAGATCATGCTTTAATGGTATTATGCGATTTAATAAATCGGGTAAGTTTAATACACCATTTTGTAAAAAAGTTAATCGTTTTAGAAGTGCTTATATAACAAAAATAACAAATCAAATACGATGGCTTTATAGTTTAATGAAAATTAGAGACTGGCAATTTATTGTTAGTAGTTATGAAAGCATACTAGGAAAAACCAATATTTGTGATTTTGTATATCTAGACCCTCCTTATCATGGGAGATATGCAGATTATTATACAAAGTGGACATTAGATAACGAAAATAAACTATATAGTATATTGACTAATATTAAGTCTAAATTCTTACTTTCAACTTGGTATAAAAACAAATATAGGACAAATGAAATTGCAATTAAATATGAAAAAAGCTTTAATATATTGAAACGTAAGCATTTCTATCATATTGGAGGTTACGAAGAAAACCGAAACGAAATGATTGAGGCTCTAATAGCTAAC
This Candidatus Coatesbacteria bacterium DNA region includes the following protein-coding sequences:
- a CDS encoding Dam family site-specific DNA-(adenine-N6)-methyltransferase, producing MSTVKVPPIKCQGIKTKLVPWIKYIIDWNDDGIWYEPFMGSGVVGFNIAPKKAIFSDINPHIIQLYNEINNDHITPSVVRSFLEGEGNKLHSKGEDYYYQVRERFNKYYDPLDLLFLSRSCFNGIMRFNKSGKFNTPFCKKVNRFRSAYITKITNQIRWLYSLMKIRDWQFIVSSYESILGKTNICDFVYLDPPYHGRYADYYTKWTLDNENKLYSILTNIKSKFLLSTWYKNKYRTNEIAIKYEKSFNILKRKHFYHIGGYEENRNEMIEALIANFEPNEGYEKKKVCGLQLSILDN
- a CDS encoding restriction endonuclease, with product MCNTMQSFFTAFLEFLDHTREYISTDNGQWKIKGLIDNESNIFSLTNDTKLISKIIELHLLPELFSFARSINYSIELPRHQNHYPDLTFINLHDEDIKFAVDIKTTYRKDSNPNFCNGFTLGSHGRYFKERNCTKNITYPYNGYLSHFCFGIIYSRTVNVDNVQSKYRYEQLGVIQSIINSFDLFFCEKWKIASDKAGSGNTANIGSVKYIDDILTCNGVFVNLGEHIFDDYWVNYNELNITKDDGTFKKLRCIEDYMDYRSLDRGLINKPNRH